ctttaactttcgCCCGCCGTTTGAATCAAGCAGTAACATCGCCTTAACTGACGTACATGACCATTCCATCGTATATTTTGAAGACGTAAGTTAGACACTAAGCTGAAGAAACGGATGGACAAATTCCTGAGAAATGATATAGTTATCCCCAGTTTGCATACAGATCTTAACTTTTACATGCGCTGCGGATAAGTTTCCTTCAAAGTATGAGCTGTTTGGTGGAGAAGGTTCTAGTGCGCTGGCACAAAGCACAAGTACAGATCACAGGTCACTAGGAACCTACAGAAGGCCCCAAAAGACATCCAATTAATCTTATATTGATGTAATCTCACGAAAGACAGTGTAGTAGTTActgttctgatttttcttattcttttgaaGGTCACTTGTCGTGTTTGTGGAGAAGGAACTGCCTTCCCCATGCATCTGCAAGGACATCCAAGCGGTTGGTCAACATTCACGTTACTCTACTCCTGAGATCGGGTCGTTCTACGTGTGGTGCAAGACGTGCCGCAACATTCAGAGAGGTAAATTACGGGTGTACTGTAGAAGATGCTCTTCATCAGCCGTTCTGGTTAAGACAGAGCCGTCAAACTGGAGAGATGTTACACGCAGGTATCACTTCTCCGTTCGGTATCTTGACAGTTTCTGAAATGACAAAGGTATTTAAGTAGCCAAATCGAAGTGGACTGCGCTGACTGTAAGTCAGTCCAACACGCAGTATTCAGGTTCAAGTGCGTTACTTGTAATGAGGTAGTTTTCCCATTTGATTTTAGTTATACAATTAAAGTATAGTACTAAAAGCTTACTATTGCGCTATTGCCCTAAACCATATAGTGGCTTAATTTTTCTGTACGTAAGCACGTGACAACAGGTATACGGAGATAGCAAGACGATATTGAGTCAAAAGATGAACTTTCTCGTTGTTTCCATAAGACGTCTCCAAATTttagtaaagaagaaaataggtaGAGGGCACCACCATactgagaatttttttggatttctggTAGCGCTTCTTTGTTGGGAAATGACGTACTTGaattaatcggcgggctgatgtcatcgcctgatgCGATTagccgcatcttcgccgaggtgtgccgtccttgaacacagctctgcccaaccttctcgatcttctgcgagagcttgcacagaatcaatccattcgtcgctattccatattctgcgaaaccttacgtctcgcctgaactgcctatccacgccgagtgtcctcaggtcctctttcaccacctcagtccagaacttccgttttcggccaggtggcttcttccagctcgaatccgacgaactcctcagcaCTCGTTGAACAAGCCGATCTGCCAGTTtctttaatatatgaccaaagaagcgaagacgatttactttagccactttcgatggcggtacaagatgttgatgttttccacgtgtcatccgccggtgtaccacatcaatttctgcgtaaagatcttcattgcgacataccctaggccaaaagtagccaagtagccgtctaagcagctttcgttccgtgcagtcaagcctcttcATAACCGTTgctggtgctgcccaagtctcacatcatgatggggcgaattgcggataagtagactcgtagcttgacttcgttgatGATGGGTGTCGActacaggcatttcgttaaggagttaaatgcagaagtggccttagcgcatctttgctgaacatctctctcgcagctaccattgttcttcagcgtacagcctaggaaacagaactcatcgacgaatTCTattggttgtccgtccaccctgattcccgttcgtggtctcgaagagatccacatctgcttacatttatcagggcgtaggcgtagtccatcgatacaaggttgacaacatgttgaagtttcgtactgctttccgtggatataacaacatcgtcggcgtactcgaggtcagtcaaggggcatcctgatggtgctaagacaatgtcggcaggaccctggccgactgttcttcgcataatgtcgtcgatggcaaaattgaacaggaaacgtcctgccactgccccttgtcttactccagttaccacttcaaacggtgttgcaAATCCGGCTGGTGTTTGAACTGCAgtagttgttcgttgattcatgtcatcaagcaagcgaacgaacctttcctggtactccatcggcgcggagcgtgttgaaaagacggcctcggtggggagagtcgaacgcggcttcaaagtccagaaacgctagttgcattggcttcgaataccgctgccagatttcgatcactctcctgacgatgaacccCTGGTCAATCATAGATCgcccaggacgaaagccagcttgctcgtcgcgcgttgtttcttcgtgaTGTTTAATgggtcggtccaggataatgcgcttcaataccttgtacataacacgcagcaaagagattcctcgataattcctagggtccgtgacggataacttcttgtggaggggaattatgatagcgtgtctccacgaatcaggtatcctttcgtctatccatattgaacggatgatctttgtcatctcacgaatcccagacggaggaagatattttagcatttc
This window of the Necator americanus strain Aroian chromosome III, whole genome shotgun sequence genome carries:
- a CDS encoding hypothetical protein (NECATOR_CHRIII.G11713.T1); its protein translation is MKRLDCTERKLLRRLLGYFWPRVCRNEDLYAEIDVVHRRMTRGKHQHLVPPSKVAKVNRLRFFGHILKKLADRLVQRVLRSSSDSSWKKPPGRKRKFWTEVVKEDLRTLGVDRQFRRDVRFRRIWNSDEWIDSVQALAEDREGWAELCSRTAHLGEDAANRIRR
- a CDS encoding hypothetical protein (NECATOR_CHRIII.G11714.T1), whose protein sequence is MEYQERFVRLLDDMNQRTTTAVQTPAGFATPFEVVTGVRQGAVAGRFLFNFAIDDIMRRTVGQGPADIVLAPSGCPLTDLEYADDVVISTESSTKLQHVVNLVSMDYAYALINVSRCGSLRDHERESGWTDNQ